Proteins from a genomic interval of Pseudoruegeria sp. SHC-113:
- the betB gene encoding betaine-aldehyde dehydrogenase, producing the protein MRPNAQPVASHFINGRYVEDTAGTPIPVIYAATGEQIAQVHAATPAIVEEALAAAQAGQKIWAAMSGTERGRVLRRAADMIRERNRALSELETLDTGKPMQETLYVDATSGADALEYFGGLAGSLTGEHIPLGRDWVYTVREPLGVCVGIGAWNYPTQIACWKGAPALACGNAMVFKPSETTPLCALKVAEILHEAGLPAGVYNVVQGMGEVGAALVSDPRVAKVSLTGSVPTGRKVYAAAADGMKHVTMELGGKSPLVIFDDADLENAVGGAILGNFYSSGQVCSNGTRVFVQKGIKEAFLARLKERLAAGVVMGDPLDEAVNFGPMVSERQMQIVQGYIAKGVAEGARLVHGGGRAEREGFYLEPTVFADVTDGMTIAQEEIFGPVMAVLDFDSEDEVIARANDTVFGLSAGVFTQDLTRAHRVIGALEAGSCFINSYNDAPVEAPFGGSKMSGVGRENSKEAIAHYSQVKSVYVRMGDVEAPF; encoded by the coding sequence ATGCGCCCCAATGCCCAGCCCGTGGCCAGCCACTTCATCAATGGCCGCTACGTGGAAGACACCGCCGGCACCCCGATCCCGGTGATCTATGCCGCCACCGGCGAGCAGATTGCACAGGTCCATGCCGCGACACCCGCCATCGTGGAAGAGGCGCTTGCGGCGGCGCAGGCGGGCCAGAAGATCTGGGCGGCGATGAGCGGCACCGAACGTGGCCGCGTGCTGCGCCGCGCCGCCGATATGATCCGGGAGCGGAACAGGGCGCTGTCGGAACTGGAAACGCTCGACACCGGCAAACCGATGCAGGAGACGCTCTACGTGGACGCCACCTCGGGTGCGGATGCGCTGGAGTATTTCGGCGGGCTGGCGGGCAGCCTGACGGGCGAACATATCCCGCTGGGGCGCGATTGGGTCTATACGGTGCGCGAACCTTTGGGCGTGTGCGTTGGCATCGGCGCGTGGAACTACCCCACGCAGATCGCCTGCTGGAAAGGCGCGCCCGCGCTGGCCTGTGGCAACGCGATGGTTTTCAAACCCAGCGAAACCACGCCGCTCTGTGCGCTGAAAGTGGCCGAGATCCTGCATGAGGCGGGGCTGCCTGCCGGTGTTTACAACGTGGTGCAGGGCATGGGCGAGGTGGGCGCTGCCTTGGTGAGTGATCCGCGCGTGGCGAAGGTCTCGCTCACCGGCTCGGTGCCGACGGGGCGCAAGGTCTATGCGGCGGCGGCGGACGGGATGAAGCATGTCACGATGGAACTCGGCGGCAAGAGCCCGCTGGTGATCTTTGACGATGCCGATCTGGAAAACGCCGTGGGCGGCGCCATTCTGGGGAACTTCTATTCCTCCGGGCAGGTCTGCTCCAACGGCACTCGGGTCTTCGTGCAGAAGGGCATCAAGGAAGCCTTCCTCGCCCGCCTGAAAGAGCGGCTCGCGGCGGGTGTGGTGATGGGCGATCCGCTGGATGAGGCGGTGAACTTCGGCCCGATGGTGAGCGAGCGCCAGATGCAGATCGTGCAGGGCTATATTGCGAAAGGCGTCGCGGAGGGCGCGCGGCTTGTCCATGGCGGTGGCCGGGCGGAGCGGGAGGGCTTCTACCTTGAGCCGACCGTTTTTGCCGATGTGACTGACGGCATGACCATCGCGCAGGAAGAGATTTTCGGCCCCGTCATGGCGGTGCTCGACTTTGACTCGGAGGACGAGGTGATTGCGCGGGCCAATGACACGGTCTTCGGCCTTTCGGCGGGCGTCTTCACGCAGGATCTGACCCGCGCGCACCGGGTGATCGGGGCGCTGGAGGCGGGCAGCTGTTTCATCAACTCCTACAACGACGCCCCGGTGGAAGCGCCCTTCGGCGGCAGCAAGATGAGCGGCGTGGGGCGGGAGAATTCGAAAGAGGCCATCGCCCACTACAGCCAGGTGAAATCCGTCTACGTGCGGATGGGCGACGTGGAAGCGCCTTTCTAG
- the betA gene encoding choline dehydrogenase — protein MEADFVIVGAGSAGCAMAYRLSEAGASVLVIEHGGSDAGPFIQMPAALSYPMNMSLYDWGFQSEPEPHLNNRRLATPRGKVIGGSSSINGMVYVRGHAKDFDHWAEAGAQGWAYADVLPYFKRMESWHDGGHGGDPRWRGSDGPLHVSRGPRDNPLHDAFVAAGQQAGYEITQDYNGEKQEGFGPMEQTVWQGRRWSAANAYLRPALKRETCSLIKGLATRIVIEEGRATGVEILRGGAPEVIRARREVIIAASSINSPKLLLLSGIGPAGELAAQGIDVVADRPGVGKNLQDHLEVYFQMAAAKPVTLYRYWNLISKGLIGAQWLFTKTGLGASNQFESAAFIRSRAGVEYPDIQYHFLPLAVRYDGRAAAEGHGFQAHVGPMRSPSRGEITLKSSDPREAPRIFFNYMSCEQDWQDFRTCLRLTREIFGQEAFKPFVKHEIQPGAALQSDDELDGFIREHAESAYHPCGTCKIGAAEDTMAVVDPECRVIGVEGLRVADSSIFPRITNGNLNGPSIMVGEKASDHILGKPALAPSNAEPWLSPRWQSAQR, from the coding sequence ATGGAAGCGGATTTCGTGATCGTAGGCGCAGGCTCGGCAGGCTGCGCGATGGCCTATCGTCTGAGCGAGGCGGGCGCGTCGGTGCTGGTGATCGAACATGGCGGCAGCGATGCGGGGCCCTTCATCCAGATGCCTGCCGCTCTGAGCTATCCGATGAACATGAGCCTTTATGACTGGGGTTTTCAGAGCGAGCCGGAGCCGCATCTGAACAACCGCCGCCTTGCGACCCCGCGCGGCAAAGTGATCGGCGGCTCCTCCTCGATCAACGGCATGGTTTACGTGCGCGGCCACGCCAAGGATTTCGACCATTGGGCGGAGGCGGGCGCGCAGGGCTGGGCCTATGCAGATGTGCTGCCTTACTTCAAGCGCATGGAGAGCTGGCATGACGGCGGTCACGGGGGCGATCCCCGCTGGCGCGGCTCTGACGGGCCGCTGCACGTGAGCCGGGGCCCGCGCGACAACCCTTTGCATGACGCTTTCGTCGCGGCCGGCCAGCAGGCGGGCTACGAGATCACGCAGGATTACAACGGCGAGAAGCAGGAGGGCTTCGGCCCGATGGAGCAGACCGTCTGGCAGGGGCGGCGCTGGTCGGCGGCAAATGCCTATCTGCGGCCGGCGCTCAAACGAGAGACCTGCAGCCTGATCAAGGGGCTGGCCACGCGCATCGTGATCGAGGAGGGCCGCGCCACGGGCGTCGAGATCCTGCGCGGTGGCGCGCCCGAGGTGATCCGCGCCCGGCGCGAGGTGATCATCGCGGCCTCCTCCATCAACTCGCCCAAACTGCTGTTGCTCTCGGGCATCGGCCCGGCGGGAGAACTGGCGGCGCAAGGCATCGATGTGGTGGCCGACCGCCCCGGCGTTGGCAAGAACCTGCAGGATCACCTTGAGGTCTATTTCCAGATGGCCGCTGCCAAGCCGGTGACGCTCTATCGTTACTGGAACCTGATCTCCAAGGGGCTGATCGGGGCGCAATGGCTGTTTACGAAAACCGGGCTGGGGGCCTCGAACCAGTTTGAAAGCGCGGCCTTCATCCGCAGCCGGGCTGGGGTGGAGTACCCCGACATCCAGTATCATTTCCTGCCCCTCGCCGTGCGCTACGATGGCCGCGCGGCGGCAGAAGGCCATGGCTTTCAGGCCCATGTCGGCCCGATGCGCTCGCCCTCGCGCGGGGAGATCACGCTCAAGAGCAGCGATCCCCGCGAGGCGCCGCGCATCTTCTTCAACTACATGTCCTGCGAACAGGATTGGCAGGATTTCCGCACCTGCCTGCGCCTGACGCGAGAGATCTTCGGGCAGGAGGCCTTCAAGCCCTTCGTGAAGCACGAGATCCAGCCCGGGGCCGCCTTGCAAAGCGACGACGAATTGGATGGCTTCATCCGCGAACACGCCGAAAGCGCCTATCACCCCTGCGGCACCTGCAAGATAGGCGCGGCGGAGGATACGATGGCGGTTGTGGACCCTGAGTGCCGGGTGATCGGCGTCGAGGGCCTGCGCGTGGCCGACAGCTCCATCTTCCCGCGCATCACCAATGGCAACCTCAACGGCCCGTCGATCATGGTGGGTGAGAAGGCGAGCGACCATATCCTCGGCAAACCGGCGCTGGCGCCTTCCAATGCCGAACCCTGGCTCAGCCCGCGCTGGCAAAGCGCGCAGCGGTGA
- a CDS encoding thermonuclease family protein, with protein MTRFLLLFALLLATPLAAAPFGGRVEVSDGDSLRMGSTRIRLFGIDAPELDQSCRKADGRVWACGDWAKATLAGLVAGQKLSCQQRDTDRYGRVVASCTAGGKDLGAEMVRLGAAMAYRKYALDYVDLEKQAVFAKRGIWAGEVRAPEDHRRGKAAAPAAQAQPLQGCVIKGNISGNGQIYHMPGQADYTKVRINTAKGERWFSSEGEAQAAGWRRARR; from the coding sequence ATGACGCGCTTTCTCCTCCTGTTCGCCCTTCTCCTCGCCACTCCGCTTGCCGCCGCGCCTTTTGGGGGGCGCGTTGAGGTAAGCGATGGCGATTCCTTGCGCATGGGCAGCACCCGCATCCGGCTTTTCGGCATCGATGCGCCGGAGCTGGATCAATCCTGCCGCAAGGCCGATGGGCGGGTCTGGGCCTGTGGCGATTGGGCGAAGGCCACGCTTGCAGGCCTTGTGGCCGGGCAAAAGCTGAGTTGCCAGCAGCGCGACACTGATCGCTATGGCCGGGTGGTGGCCAGTTGCACGGCGGGCGGCAAGGATCTGGGGGCGGAGATGGTCCGGCTTGGGGCGGCGATGGCCTATCGCAAATACGCGCTGGACTACGTGGATCTGGAGAAACAGGCCGTCTTCGCCAAGCGCGGGATCTGGGCGGGCGAGGTGCGCGCGCCGGAGGATCACCGGCGCGGCAAGGCGGCGGCTCCGGCTGCGCAGGCGCAACCCCTGCAAGGTTGCGTGATCAAGGGCAATATCTCGGGCAACGGGCAGATCTACCACATGCCGGGGCAGGCCGATTACACCAAGGTGCGGATCAACACCGCCAAGGGCGAGCGCTGGTTCTCCTCTGAAGGCGAAGCGCAGGCGGCGGGCTGGCGGAGGGCGCGGCGCTGA
- a CDS encoding YdcH family protein produces MSNTPHELAAEFPDKLEEISKLKQENAHFAKLMEEYHEVNRDVHRAETNVAPTDDLHEGELRKKRMALKDELWKMLSAVD; encoded by the coding sequence ATGTCCAATACCCCGCATGAACTTGCCGCCGAATTTCCGGACAAACTGGAAGAGATCAGCAAGCTGAAGCAGGAAAACGCCCATTTCGCCAAGCTGATGGAAGAATATCACGAGGTGAACCGCGACGTGCACCGGGCCGAAACCAATGTCGCCCCCACGGATGATCTGCACGAAGGCGAGCTGCGCAAGAAGCGTATGGCGCTGAAGGACGAGCTTTGGAAAATGCTCAGCGCGGTGGACTGA
- a CDS encoding ABC transporter permease: protein MTETVQQLEEMEGTRSQWWDVWDQFKSHRGALVGLIIFATIVFGVTLGPVLWRADPQAIPPVVDMIKQRDIRPIYTALWDSSAKVSWANPLGTDNLARDNLARLMYGGRVSIAVGLTAMVLSIVLGTAIGVVAGYFRKLDGPLMRTTDLFLALPLLPLILVASLLFREPLSATFGVEGGTFALIVALIGITSWMQTARIVRGDVLALKEREFVLAARSIGTPSRRIITNHILPNIMSPIMVSATLGIAASIITESALSFLGFGFPPDFPTWGRLLNDSVDRMVSYPERVVWPGIAISLTVLSVNYIGDGLRDALDPRIRGR from the coding sequence ATGACTGAGACCGTGCAACAACTCGAAGAGATGGAAGGCACCCGCAGCCAGTGGTGGGATGTCTGGGATCAGTTCAAAAGCCACCGCGGCGCGCTCGTGGGGTTGATCATCTTCGCCACCATCGTTTTCGGCGTGACGCTGGGCCCGGTGCTCTGGCGCGCCGATCCGCAGGCGATCCCGCCCGTGGTGGACATGATCAAGCAGCGCGATATCCGCCCGATCTACACCGCGCTCTGGGACAGCAGTGCCAAGGTCAGCTGGGCCAATCCGCTGGGCACCGACAACCTCGCCCGCGACAACCTCGCCCGCCTGATGTACGGCGGCCGGGTGTCGATCGCGGTAGGGCTCACGGCGATGGTGCTCTCGATCGTGCTGGGCACGGCCATCGGCGTGGTGGCGGGCTACTTCCGCAAGCTCGACGGCCCACTGATGCGCACGACGGACCTATTCCTGGCGCTGCCCCTGCTGCCGCTGATCCTCGTGGCCTCGCTGCTTTTCCGCGAGCCGCTCTCGGCCACTTTCGGTGTGGAAGGCGGCACGTTCGCACTGATCGTGGCGCTGATCGGCATCACCAGTTGGATGCAGACCGCGCGGATCGTGCGGGGCGACGTGCTGGCGCTGAAAGAGCGGGAATTCGTGCTCGCGGCGCGCTCCATCGGCACGCCTTCGCGCCGGATCATCACCAACCACATCCTACCCAACATCATGAGCCCGATCATGGTTTCGGCCACGCTCGGCATCGCTGCCTCGATCATCACCGAAAGCGCGCTCAGCTTCCTCGGCTTCGGCTTCCCGCCGGATTTCCCCACATGGGGCCGCCTGCTGAACGACAGCGTAGACCGGATGGTCTCCTACCCGGAGCGGGTGGTCTGGCCGGGCATCGCGATCTCGCTCACGGTGCTGAGCGTGAACTACATCGGCGATGGCCTCCGCGACGCGCTCGATCCGCGTATCCGGGGCCGCTAA
- a CDS encoding ABC transporter permease codes for MLTFTLRRLILAIPTLLFISLVIFLLLQLAPGDPMAQVPLTVPPEVKEKMREALGLGQPVYVQYWKWIVQFFWIEPQVLIDNMFGTNLTEGKLRVISWQTRSPVMDIVYQRLPQTLWVVGVAYLVGILIALPIGIYSAYKQYSVFDNAGTFITMVGFSVPPFFSGVLVIVIFAVNLGWFPSIYDTTHKVSDWASFKVQLNQMFLPVMVLALQITSQISRFMRASMLDNLNQDYVRTARAKGLGEWHVVMVHVLRNSMIPVVTVIALGIPSIFGGAIITEQVFKVNGIGQLLITSIQANDLPMVQTLTFIFAVLIVLFNLVADVLYGILDPRIRYD; via the coding sequence ATGCTTACCTTTACCCTTCGCCGGTTGATCCTCGCGATCCCGACGCTTCTGTTTATCTCGCTGGTGATCTTCCTGCTTCTCCAGCTTGCACCGGGCGATCCGATGGCCCAGGTGCCCCTCACCGTGCCGCCGGAAGTGAAAGAGAAGATGCGCGAGGCGCTTGGCCTCGGCCAGCCGGTCTATGTCCAGTATTGGAAATGGATCGTGCAGTTCTTCTGGATCGAACCGCAGGTGCTCATCGACAACATGTTCGGCACCAACCTCACCGAAGGCAAGCTGCGCGTGATCAGCTGGCAGACCCGCTCTCCGGTGATGGACATCGTCTACCAGCGCCTGCCGCAGACGCTCTGGGTCGTGGGCGTCGCCTACCTCGTGGGCATCCTGATCGCCCTGCCCATCGGCATCTACTCGGCCTACAAGCAATACTCGGTGTTCGATAACGCCGGGACGTTCATAACCATGGTCGGCTTCTCCGTGCCGCCCTTCTTTTCGGGTGTGCTGGTGATCGTGATCTTCGCGGTGAACCTCGGCTGGTTCCCCTCGATCTACGACACCACGCATAAGGTCAGCGACTGGGCGAGCTTCAAGGTTCAGCTGAACCAGATGTTCCTGCCCGTCATGGTGCTGGCGCTGCAGATCACAAGCCAGATCAGCCGCTTCATGCGCGCCTCGATGCTGGACAACCTCAATCAGGATTACGTGCGGACCGCGCGGGCCAAAGGGCTCGGCGAATGGCACGTTGTCATGGTGCATGTGCTGCGCAACTCGATGATCCCCGTGGTCACCGTGATCGCGCTTGGCATCCCCTCGATCTTCGGCGGGGCCATCATCACCGAGCAGGTCTTCAAGGTGAACGGGATCGGCCAGCTGCTGATCACCTCGATCCAGGCCAATGACCTGCCGATGGTTCAGACGCTCACCTTCATCTTCGCGGTGCTGATCGTGCTCTTCAACCTTGTTGCCGATGTGCTCTACGGCATTCTTGATCCGAGGATCCGCTATGACTGA
- a CDS encoding peptide ABC transporter substrate-binding protein, with amino-acid sequence MNLKATLLGAAAAFAMAPMAMAERGADGHVNIIYWQAPSILNPFLSGGTKDIEAASLIIEPLARYDETGTLVPWLAEEVPTVENGGVAEDLTSITWKIKPGILWSDGTPFTSADVKFTADYCMHPEGGCAQLTKFGGVTSVETPDELTVVVTFDKPTPFPYGPFVGGESPILQAAQFANCLGAKAPECTTENFNPVGTGPFTVTDFRPNDVISMEANQNYRDAAKPAFATLTFKGGGDATAAGRAVMETGEFDYAWNLQLAPDVIAGMEAAGKGTAVAGFGPLLERIMLNNTNPDPALGPDERSVVRPHPFLSDPAVYKALSMAIDRPLLVEVGYGKAGRVSCSWVPAPAAYAIEVEGCDVQDIAGANALLDEAGIVDTDGDGIREKDGVALKVLYQTSTNAVRQDFQALIKQWWSEIGVEAELRNINASVFFGGDPGSPDTFQKFYADVEMYANTFNGTDPQTYLGNALCDKAPSPANQWQGENISRFCSEEYDALHAKLASTANADERAEIAKELNRMVVENGGMIPLVHRGRLSAHANSLGGVKLNVWDSELWNVADWHRVK; translated from the coding sequence ATGAACCTCAAAGCAACCCTGCTGGGCGCTGCCGCCGCCTTTGCCATGGCACCGATGGCCATGGCCGAGCGTGGCGCGGACGGCCATGTGAACATCATCTATTGGCAGGCACCGTCGATCCTGAACCCGTTCCTGTCGGGTGGCACCAAGGACATCGAGGCCGCCTCGCTGATCATCGAGCCGCTGGCCCGCTACGACGAGACCGGCACGCTGGTGCCCTGGCTGGCCGAAGAAGTGCCGACCGTGGAAAACGGCGGCGTGGCCGAGGATCTGACCTCCATCACCTGGAAGATCAAACCGGGCATCCTGTGGTCCGACGGCACCCCCTTCACCTCGGCTGACGTGAAATTCACCGCCGACTACTGCATGCATCCCGAAGGCGGCTGCGCCCAGCTGACGAAATTCGGCGGCGTGACGAGCGTGGAAACGCCCGACGAGCTGACCGTTGTCGTCACCTTCGACAAGCCCACCCCCTTCCCCTACGGCCCCTTCGTGGGCGGTGAGAGCCCGATCCTGCAGGCGGCACAATTCGCCAACTGCCTTGGCGCCAAAGCGCCCGAGTGCACCACGGAAAACTTCAACCCCGTTGGCACCGGCCCCTTCACCGTCACCGATTTCCGTCCCAACGACGTGATCTCGATGGAAGCCAACCAGAACTACCGCGACGCCGCCAAGCCGGCCTTCGCCACGCTGACCTTCAAGGGCGGCGGCGATGCCACCGCTGCGGGCCGCGCCGTGATGGAAACCGGCGAGTTCGACTACGCCTGGAACCTGCAGCTCGCACCCGACGTGATTGCCGGCATGGAAGCCGCTGGCAAAGGCACCGCCGTGGCCGGCTTCGGCCCGCTGCTTGAGCGCATCATGCTCAACAACACCAACCCCGATCCGGCGCTTGGCCCGGACGAGCGTTCCGTCGTGCGTCCGCACCCGTTCCTCTCGGATCCGGCCGTCTACAAGGCGCTCTCCATGGCCATCGACCGCCCGCTGCTGGTGGAAGTCGGCTACGGCAAGGCCGGCCGCGTGTCCTGCTCCTGGGTTCCGGCCCCGGCGGCTTACGCGATCGAAGTCGAAGGCTGTGACGTGCAGGACATCGCCGGCGCCAACGCGCTGCTCGATGAAGCCGGCATCGTTGACACCGACGGCGACGGCATCCGCGAGAAAGACGGCGTGGCGCTGAAGGTTCTGTACCAGACCTCCACCAACGCCGTGCGTCAGGACTTCCAAGCCCTGATCAAACAGTGGTGGAGCGAAATTGGCGTTGAAGCCGAGCTGCGCAACATCAACGCATCCGTCTTCTTCGGTGGCGATCCGGGCTCCCCGGACACCTTCCAGAAGTTCTACGCGGACGTGGAAATGTACGCCAACACCTTCAACGGCACCGACCCGCAGACCTACCTCGGCAACGCGCTGTGCGACAAGGCTCCGTCGCCGGCCAACCAGTGGCAGGGCGAGAACATCTCCCGCTTCTGCTCCGAGGAATATGACGCGCTGCACGCCAAGCTCGCCTCCACGGCCAACGCCGATGAGCGCGCCGAGATCGCGAAAGAGCTGAACCGCATGGTTGTGGAAAACGGCGGCATGATCCCGCTCGTGCACCGTGGCCGCCTCTCGGCCCACGCCAACAGCCTTGGCGGCGTGAAGCTGAACGTCTGGGACTCCGAGCTCTGGAACGTCGCCGACTGGCACCGCGTGAAGTAA
- a CDS encoding ABC transporter ATP-binding protein: MLDQPLIDVRNLRVEFDTNSGLVVGAEDVSFEIQPGETLCVVGESGSGKSISALSMMRLVEFGGGRIANGSLMFRIKDGETIDIAKADPRDMREIRGNEIGMIFQEPMTSLNPVFTIGRQLTEGLKLHKNLSQKKADARAIELLRQVRIPEPERRMKQYPHELSGGMRQRVVIAMAMACEPRILICDEPTTALDVTIQAEILALIDRLKREHNTAVLFITHDMAVVAQMADRVVVMYRGNMVEEGSVEEIFENPKADYTKALLAAVPRLGEMTGKPAPEPMRIMGQETPDWTTKAPKATPGELLLEVKNLTTRFPVKKGLMRRTVANVHAVEDVSFRLNAGETLSLVGESGCGKSSCGRSILRLVEPQSGTINLGGTDVMALDQKGLLKARRDMQMVFQDPFASLNPQVRLMDQVAEPLRNYNIASGAELTDRVARLFDRVHLPRSFMKRYPHELSGGQRQRIAIARALALNPKLIVADEAVSALDVSVQAQVLNLMMELQAELGIAMLFISHDMAVVERVSHQTAVMYLGRIVEIGPRAAIFEDPRHPYTQSLLSAVPVADPRQRAGARELNFKPIPSPIFPVGYEPGPSLYDEVSPGHFVLRS; this comes from the coding sequence ATGCTCGATCAACCGCTCATCGATGTGCGCAACCTGCGCGTGGAGTTCGATACCAACTCTGGCCTCGTGGTGGGTGCGGAGGATGTTTCCTTTGAAATTCAACCGGGTGAGACGCTCTGCGTCGTCGGCGAATCCGGGTCGGGCAAATCGATTTCCGCGCTCTCGATGATGCGTCTGGTGGAGTTCGGCGGCGGCCGGATTGCCAACGGCTCGCTGATGTTCCGAATCAAGGACGGCGAGACGATCGACATCGCCAAGGCCGATCCGCGTGACATGCGCGAGATTCGTGGCAACGAGATCGGGATGATCTTTCAGGAGCCGATGACCTCGCTCAACCCGGTCTTCACCATCGGCCGCCAGCTCACCGAAGGGCTGAAGCTGCACAAGAACCTGAGCCAGAAGAAGGCCGACGCCCGCGCCATCGAACTGCTTCGGCAGGTACGCATTCCCGAGCCCGAGCGGCGGATGAAGCAATACCCGCACGAGTTGTCCGGCGGTATGCGCCAGCGCGTGGTGATCGCCATGGCCATGGCCTGCGAGCCGCGCATTCTAATCTGCGACGAGCCCACAACCGCGCTCGACGTGACGATCCAGGCCGAGATCCTCGCCCTGATCGACCGCCTCAAGCGCGAGCACAACACCGCCGTTCTGTTCATCACCCACGATATGGCCGTGGTGGCCCAGATGGCCGACCGCGTTGTCGTCATGTATCGCGGCAACATGGTGGAAGAGGGCAGCGTCGAGGAGATCTTCGAGAACCCGAAGGCCGACTACACCAAGGCGCTTCTGGCCGCCGTGCCGCGCCTTGGCGAGATGACGGGCAAGCCCGCGCCCGAACCAATGCGTATCATGGGTCAGGAAACGCCCGACTGGACGACGAAAGCCCCCAAGGCCACGCCCGGCGAACTGCTGCTGGAGGTGAAAAACCTCACCACGCGTTTCCCGGTGAAGAAGGGTCTGATGCGCCGCACCGTGGCCAATGTCCACGCGGTGGAGGATGTCTCCTTCCGGCTGAACGCGGGTGAGACGCTCTCGCTCGTGGGCGAAAGCGGCTGTGGCAAATCCTCCTGTGGGCGCTCGATCCTGCGGCTGGTGGAGCCCCAGTCGGGCACGATCAACCTCGGCGGCACGGATGTGATGGCGCTGGATCAGAAGGGCCTCCTGAAGGCCCGGCGCGACATGCAGATGGTGTTTCAGGATCCCTTCGCCTCGCTCAACCCGCAGGTGCGCCTGATGGATCAGGTCGCTGAGCCGCTGCGCAACTACAACATCGCCTCGGGGGCTGAGTTGACGGACCGCGTCGCCCGCCTGTTTGACCGCGTGCACCTGCCGCGCAGCTTCATGAAGCGCTACCCGCACGAGCTCTCCGGCGGCCAGCGCCAGCGCATCGCCATTGCGCGTGCGCTCGCGCTGAACCCCAAGCTGATCGTCGCCGATGAGGCGGTTTCGGCGCTCGATGTCTCGGTGCAGGCGCAGGTGCTGAACCTGATGATGGAACTGCAGGCCGAGCTTGGCATCGCCATGCTCTTCATCAGCCACGACATGGCCGTAGTGGAGCGCGTCTCGCATCAGACGGCGGTGATGTATCTGGGCCGCATCGTGGAGATCGGCCCCCGCGCCGCCATCTTCGAGGATCCGCGCCACCCCTACACGCAATCGTTGCTCTCGGCGGTGCCCGTGGCCGATCCGCGCCAGCGCGCCGGTGCGCGAGAGCTGAACTTCAAGCCGATCCCTTCGCCGATCTTCCCGGTTGGCTATGAGCCCGGCCCCTCCCTATATGACGAGGTGAGCCCGGGTCATTTCGTGCTCCGATCCTGA
- the argE gene encoding acetylornithine deacetylase, translated as MREDLTAREILERLVAFPTVSSGSNLALIDWVEGYLAGHGVAAHRVYNADRTKAALFANVGPEVAGGVVLSGHTDVVPVEGQAWTSDPFTLTERDGKLYGRGACDMKGFCALALAAVPEALQAGVNRPLQIALSYDEEIGCTGAPPLVEAMNATLPKALAALIGEPTMMQVVTGHKGMSGLRVHVKGFEVHSSLLPEGVSAILEGTRLVDWVRQRNAELQAATPSALAAMFHPPFTTAHVGEIRGGTAHNITAKDCRFDVTFRSVPGESAADWADRFREEAAALDAELKARHPAAGVVVEEDFIMPALRPETDGAAEELARRLTGDNGSHTVSYGTEAGHFQDGGYSAVVCGPGDIAQAHQPDEYITLSQFDAGQAFLRRLITHLSE; from the coding sequence GTGAGAGAAGACCTTACCGCACGCGAGATCCTTGAGCGGCTCGTCGCCTTTCCCACCGTCAGCAGCGGCAGTAATCTGGCGTTGATCGACTGGGTGGAGGGCTATCTCGCGGGCCATGGCGTTGCCGCCCACCGCGTTTATAACGCCGATCGCACCAAGGCCGCGCTGTTTGCCAATGTGGGGCCGGAGGTGGCGGGCGGTGTCGTCCTCTCTGGCCATACGGATGTGGTGCCGGTGGAGGGGCAGGCGTGGACCAGCGATCCCTTCACGCTCACCGAACGCGACGGCAAGCTCTATGGGCGCGGCGCTTGTGACATGAAAGGCTTCTGCGCGCTTGCGCTGGCGGCGGTGCCCGAGGCGCTGCAGGCCGGGGTGAACCGCCCGCTGCAGATCGCGCTCTCCTATGACGAGGAAATCGGCTGCACCGGTGCACCGCCGCTGGTTGAAGCGATGAACGCAACCCTGCCCAAGGCCTTGGCCGCGCTGATCGGGGAGCCGACGATGATGCAGGTGGTGACGGGCCACAAGGGCATGTCGGGGCTGCGGGTGCATGTGAAGGGCTTTGAGGTGCATTCCTCGCTGCTGCCCGAAGGGGTCTCGGCCATTCTGGAAGGCACGCGGCTCGTAGATTGGGTGCGCCAGCGCAACGCGGAGCTTCAGGCCGCCACCCCAAGCGCGCTCGCGGCCATGTTCCATCCGCCCTTCACCACCGCCCATGTGGGCGAGATCCGGGGCGGCACGGCCCATAACATCACCGCCAAGGATTGCCGGTTTGACGTCACCTTCCGCAGCGTTCCCGGCGAATCTGCTGCCGATTGGGCAGATCGCTTCCGCGAGGAAGCCGCCGCGCTGGATGCAGAACTGAAAGCACGTCATCCGGCCGCTGGCGTCGTGGTGGAAGAGGATTTCATCATGCCCGCCCTGCGCCCCGAAACCGACGGCGCCGCGGAAGAACTCGCCCGCCGCCTGACCGGCGACAACGGCAGCCACACGGTGAGCTACGGCACCGAAGCCGGGCATTTTCAGGATGGCGGCTATTCGGCTGTCGTCTGCGGCCCGGGCGACATCGCCCAGGCCCACCAGCCCGACGAATACATCACCCTTTCCCAATTCGACGCCGGCCAGGCCTTCCTGCGCCGGCTGATCACCCATCTCTCAGAATAG